In Luteibacter mycovicinus, a genomic segment contains:
- a CDS encoding peptidoglycan DD-metalloendopeptidase family protein, giving the protein MLMTRPLALAVVLGMAVALSACAPTRTVVVTRSPGGYGPAHAATSPSPPPGGSYRVVKGDTLYSIAFRNKVDFRDLAGWNGIASPYTIWPGQDLRLSPPGHENAPASSHAAPPVVVAVPPPAGHPAPASPPPPVQPTRPAFENVTAAESAPPSVPAPATTTNTPVVVAGKPGESLVPPAPRPSAPAAAPAPVENPPAATPIVTSGATRSAGGINWRWPADGTLIKKFASGDAIPGIEVAGKSGDPVRAAADGVVVYSGNGLVGYGELVIIKHSDSFLSAYGHNRKRLVKEGEKVKAGQSVAEMGSSGATRDELQFQIRRDGNPVDPLQYLPAK; this is encoded by the coding sequence ATGCTCATGACCCGTCCGCTGGCCCTGGCCGTCGTGCTGGGCATGGCTGTGGCTCTTTCCGCCTGCGCGCCGACCCGTACCGTGGTCGTGACCCGCTCACCGGGTGGTTACGGTCCGGCGCACGCCGCCACGTCGCCGTCGCCGCCTCCGGGTGGGAGCTACCGCGTCGTCAAGGGCGATACGCTTTACAGCATCGCATTCCGGAACAAGGTCGATTTCCGCGATCTGGCCGGCTGGAACGGTATCGCCTCGCCGTACACCATCTGGCCGGGGCAGGATCTTCGCCTGTCGCCGCCAGGCCATGAGAATGCACCGGCTTCGTCGCACGCCGCTCCGCCGGTGGTCGTTGCCGTGCCGCCGCCTGCCGGGCATCCGGCGCCGGCTTCACCGCCACCGCCCGTGCAGCCGACCAGGCCCGCCTTCGAGAATGTGACCGCCGCCGAGTCGGCTCCGCCGTCCGTGCCGGCGCCGGCGACGACCACCAATACGCCGGTGGTCGTGGCGGGTAAGCCTGGTGAGTCGCTCGTGCCTCCGGCGCCGAGGCCTTCCGCTCCCGCTGCCGCTCCGGCGCCGGTCGAAAACCCGCCGGCGGCCACGCCGATCGTCACCAGCGGCGCGACGCGCAGTGCGGGCGGCATCAACTGGCGCTGGCCGGCCGACGGCACGCTGATCAAGAAATTCGCGTCGGGCGATGCCATCCCCGGCATCGAGGTCGCCGGCAAGTCGGGCGATCCGGTGCGCGCGGCCGCCGACGGTGTCGTGGTGTATAGCGGCAATGGACTGGTCGGTTACGGCGAGCTCGTCATCATCAAACACAGCGACAGCTTCCTCTCCGCCTATGGGCACAACCGGAAGCGGTTGGTGAAGGAAGGCGAGAAGGTGAAGGCGGGGCAGTCGGTGGCCGAGATGGGCTCGTCGGGTGCGACGCGCGACGAACTGCAGTTCCAGATCCGGCGGGATGGCAATCCGGTCGATCCGTTGCAGTATCTGCCGGCTAAGTAG
- a CDS encoding MFS transporter, with product MHVGTSDPHLTPAETLPQVDGILSPRYRAATLGMVCLISLIAFEALAVTTAMPTVARELDGLRAYALAFGGVLATSVIGMTLSGRWSDRRGPAPAMWTGLVGFVIGLLIAGSAQNMPMLLVGRLVQGLGAGCLSPALYVIVGRLYPESMRPQVFASFSAGWVVPALIGPAVSGAIVEHIGWRWVFLAVPLLALPAALGLRGALRSLPAPSGTPSDTSGRMLNAVGASLGACLLFVSGQEHGLLAVALMLPSLALLFFCGRRLLPPGTLRAARGLPAVVALRGIAASAFFGAEAFLPLVFSQQHGLSPMWSGLAISVGAIGWFSGSWYQGHYAKISRQTLLTRGTALMVIGSIVASLGIFEWMPVPAAVAGWLITGLGMGMLYGTVSVLALSMSAEHEQGKNSSALQLCESLMVATTLAVGGTLFAALLNVSHVAAFAANFAITVVLAMLGTVVARRTRADA from the coding sequence ATGCACGTGGGAACCTCCGACCCCCATCTCACTCCCGCCGAAACCCTTCCCCAGGTCGACGGCATCCTCAGCCCGCGATACCGCGCCGCCACGCTCGGCATGGTCTGTCTGATTTCGCTTATCGCCTTCGAGGCGCTGGCCGTCACGACCGCGATGCCGACGGTCGCCCGCGAACTGGACGGACTGCGCGCCTATGCCCTCGCCTTCGGTGGCGTTCTGGCGACCAGCGTCATCGGCATGACGTTGTCGGGCCGCTGGAGCGATCGGCGTGGGCCGGCGCCCGCCATGTGGACGGGACTGGTCGGCTTCGTGATTGGGCTGCTTATCGCCGGATCGGCTCAGAACATGCCGATGCTCCTCGTCGGACGACTCGTCCAGGGCCTGGGTGCCGGCTGCCTGTCCCCTGCCCTCTACGTCATCGTCGGCCGCCTTTACCCGGAGTCTATGCGGCCGCAGGTGTTCGCCTCGTTCTCAGCTGGCTGGGTCGTGCCTGCGCTCATCGGTCCGGCGGTGAGCGGAGCGATCGTCGAGCACATCGGCTGGCGCTGGGTGTTCCTCGCCGTGCCGCTGCTCGCGTTACCGGCCGCCCTCGGGTTACGCGGTGCCTTGCGCTCGCTGCCGGCGCCGTCCGGCACACCGTCGGATACCTCGGGACGCATGCTCAATGCGGTCGGGGCGTCCCTGGGGGCGTGCCTGCTGTTCGTGTCGGGTCAGGAGCACGGCCTGCTCGCTGTCGCGCTGATGTTGCCGTCACTCGCACTGCTCTTCTTCTGCGGGCGCCGGTTGCTGCCACCCGGCACCTTGCGGGCTGCGAGAGGGTTGCCTGCGGTCGTCGCCTTGCGTGGCATTGCCGCTTCGGCGTTCTTCGGCGCCGAGGCATTTCTTCCGCTCGTGTTCTCGCAGCAGCATGGGCTGTCACCGATGTGGTCCGGGCTTGCGATCAGTGTCGGCGCGATCGGCTGGTTTTCCGGATCGTGGTACCAGGGCCACTACGCGAAGATTTCGCGGCAGACTTTACTCACTCGCGGCACTGCGCTGATGGTGATCGGCAGCATCGTCGCGTCGCTCGGTATCTTCGAATGGATGCCTGTGCCTGCCGCCGTTGCCGGCTGGCTGATTACCGGGCTGGGCATGGGAATGCTTTACGGGACGGTTTCCGTACTCGCGTTGTCGATGTCCGCGGAGCACGAGCAGGGAAAGAACAGTTCGGCGTTGCAACTGTGCGAGTCGTTGATGGTGGCGACGACACTGGCGGTCGGAGGTACGCTGTTCGCGGCGCTGCTCAACGTCTCGCACGTGGCGGCGTTTGCGGCGAACTTCGCGATTACGGTGGTGTTGGCGATGCTGGGAACGGTGGTTGCGCGGCGTACGCGCGCCGACGCGTGA
- the tig gene encoding trigger factor, translated as MQVSVENVGKLGRKLTVKFPAERLESQVSERIAEMGRTVRLKGFRPGKVPTNVIKQRFGAQVRGEALSELIGSTLRQAVEQEKLQPIANPSVDTTGNPENGEIAYTATFEVMPEFPAIDVSTIEIARPKAEVKDADIDKMIETLRTQRRSFDEVSRASKDGDFVMFEYAAEAGDYRFPAEGLERAGSVLGSGTLFKALDEALTGRSADEELVQDVAFPEDFRNPELAGKTAKVTFKIIKVQEANLPAVDADFVKLFGVADGDLETFRKEVRANLERELKATLMARLKSEVAEKLAGAYPDLDVPELMSDAEARSLAAGNLPRGQEPSPQMVAEATPFARKRVAAALLMGEIARKNEIRIDRKRMAEMLTAIASTYEEPEKVIELYNGDPQLMSGLQNRVMEDQVAEWVADNAKSTDQELSFDEVMRPIGA; from the coding sequence ATGCAGGTTTCGGTTGAGAATGTCGGCAAGCTCGGGCGCAAGCTCACGGTGAAGTTCCCGGCGGAGCGCCTCGAGTCGCAGGTCAGCGAGCGCATCGCGGAGATGGGTCGCACGGTGCGTCTGAAGGGCTTCCGTCCGGGCAAGGTGCCCACCAACGTGATCAAGCAGCGCTTCGGCGCGCAGGTCCGTGGTGAGGCGCTCTCCGAGCTGATCGGCAGCACCCTGCGCCAGGCCGTCGAGCAGGAGAAGCTCCAGCCGATTGCCAATCCGTCGGTCGACACCACGGGTAACCCCGAGAACGGCGAAATCGCCTACACGGCTACGTTCGAAGTGATGCCGGAGTTCCCGGCCATCGACGTCTCGACGATCGAAATCGCCCGCCCCAAGGCGGAGGTCAAGGACGCCGACATCGACAAGATGATCGAGACCCTGCGCACCCAGCGTCGCAGCTTCGACGAAGTATCGCGCGCCTCGAAAGACGGTGACTTCGTGATGTTCGAATACGCCGCCGAAGCCGGTGACTACCGCTTCCCGGCCGAAGGTCTCGAGCGTGCCGGCAGCGTGCTGGGCTCGGGCACCCTGTTCAAGGCGCTCGACGAAGCGCTGACCGGCCGTTCGGCTGACGAAGAGCTGGTCCAGGACGTCGCCTTCCCGGAAGACTTCCGTAACCCGGAGCTCGCCGGCAAGACCGCGAAGGTCACCTTCAAGATCATCAAGGTGCAGGAAGCCAACCTCCCGGCCGTCGACGCCGACTTCGTCAAGCTGTTCGGTGTGGCCGACGGCGACCTGGAAACCTTCCGCAAGGAAGTTCGCGCCAACCTCGAGCGCGAGCTCAAGGCCACGCTCATGGCCCGTCTCAAGTCCGAAGTGGCCGAGAAGCTGGCCGGCGCCTATCCGGACCTCGACGTGCCGGAACTGATGTCCGACGCCGAAGCCCGCAGCCTCGCCGCCGGCAACCTGCCGCGTGGCCAGGAGCCGAGCCCGCAGATGGTCGCCGAGGCCACTCCGTTTGCCCGCAAGCGGGTCGCCGCCGCGCTGCTCATGGGCGAGATCGCACGCAAGAACGAGATCCGGATCGATCGCAAGCGCATGGCTGAAATGCTCACGGCGATTGCCTCGACCTATGAAGAACCGGAAAAGGTCATTGAACTGTATAACGGTGATCCCCAACTGATGTCGGGACTGCAGAACCGCGTGATGGAAGATCAGGTGGCCGAGTGGGTGGCTGACAACGCCAAGTCCACCGACCAGGAACTGAGCTTCGACGAGGTGATGCGACCGATCGGCGCGTAA
- a CDS encoding YqaA family protein, giving the protein MRMFSSLYERAIVWARHRHAVRYLAGLSFVEAFIFPVMPEVMLAPMMLAEPRKAFRLANWSLLFSLLGSLVGYMLGHYAFEALKPLLESMHLLAPIMTGVGNLQKDMEAHSFGLYIVLAMAALQPVVPMKFVTWASGIVGVPLLPFLLCMLIGRGKRVWLLALLIRIFGERAEKMLRKHIEWIGWAVIVAVVLLAVWWFLLR; this is encoded by the coding sequence ATGCGGATGTTTTCATCGCTCTACGAGCGCGCCATCGTCTGGGCACGCCATCGTCACGCGGTCCGCTACCTCGCGGGACTTTCGTTCGTCGAGGCCTTCATCTTTCCGGTGATGCCCGAGGTGATGCTCGCGCCGATGATGCTGGCCGAGCCGCGCAAGGCTTTCCGCCTCGCTAACTGGAGCCTGCTGTTTTCGCTGCTGGGTTCGCTGGTCGGCTACATGCTCGGCCACTACGCCTTCGAAGCGCTGAAGCCGCTGCTCGAGTCGATGCACCTCCTGGCGCCCATCATGACGGGCGTGGGCAACCTGCAGAAGGACATGGAGGCGCACTCGTTCGGGCTGTACATCGTGCTCGCCATGGCCGCGTTGCAGCCCGTGGTGCCGATGAAGTTCGTCACCTGGGCCTCGGGCATCGTCGGTGTGCCCCTGCTGCCCTTCCTGCTGTGCATGCTGATCGGTCGCGGCAAGCGCGTCTGGCTGCTGGCGCTGCTGATCCGCATCTTCGGCGAGCGTGCCGAAAAGATGCTCCGCAAACACATCGAGTGGATAGGTTGGGCTGTTATCGTGGCGGTCGTCCTCCTGGCCGTCTGGTGGTTCCTGTTGCGATGA
- the rlmE gene encoding 23S rRNA (uridine(2552)-2'-O)-methyltransferase RlmE, translating to MARSKTSSRWLKEHFDDPYVKKAQAEGARSRAIYKLEELIERDRLIKPGMTVVDLGAAPGGWSQLARQRLGDTGKVIAMDILPMASLAGVEFMQGDFREESVLRELESMLGGQKVDLVLSDMAPNMSGVALADQIRAMDLCDLAREFSLEWLKPGGSFLVKLFQGVGFDEYLKTLRADFSRVTMRKPKASRARSPEVYALATGLKSATRQPGENRA from the coding sequence ATGGCACGCAGCAAGACCAGCTCCCGTTGGCTTAAAGAGCACTTCGACGATCCTTACGTCAAGAAGGCTCAGGCCGAGGGGGCGCGTTCGCGCGCCATCTACAAGCTCGAAGAGCTGATCGAGCGCGACCGCCTGATCAAGCCCGGCATGACCGTGGTCGATCTGGGCGCCGCCCCGGGCGGCTGGTCGCAGCTGGCCCGCCAGCGCCTGGGCGACACCGGCAAGGTCATCGCCATGGACATCCTGCCGATGGCCAGCCTGGCCGGGGTCGAGTTCATGCAGGGCGATTTCCGTGAGGAATCGGTCCTGCGCGAGCTGGAATCCATGCTTGGCGGCCAGAAGGTCGATCTTGTCCTGTCGGACATGGCCCCCAATATGTCCGGTGTGGCACTGGCGGATCAGATCCGCGCGATGGACCTTTGCGATCTCGCCCGTGAGTTCAGCCTCGAATGGCTGAAGCCGGGCGGGTCGTTTCTCGTGAAGCTGTTCCAGGGCGTGGGATTCGACGAGTACCTCAAGACCTTGCGCGCTGACTTCAGTCGCGTGACGATGCGTAAACCGAAAGCCTCCCGCGCACGTTCGCCGGAGGTGTATGCACTGGCGACCGGACTGAAGTCCGCGACCCGGCAACCAGGCGAGAACCGCGCATGA
- the soxR gene encoding redox-sensitive transcriptional activator SoxR, which translates to MRELSVGEVARRGGVAVSALHFYERKGLIRSLRTSGNQRRFSADVLRRIAVIRVAQRVGIPLEAVRQAFATLPDERTPTRDEWATMSAAWREELEGRISQLLNLKDKLADCIGCGCLSLTACALANPGDSLASEGGGPRRWSPG; encoded by the coding sequence ATGCGCGAGCTGAGTGTGGGGGAGGTGGCCAGGCGCGGCGGTGTCGCGGTGTCGGCCCTGCATTTCTATGAGCGGAAAGGGCTGATCCGGAGCCTGCGTACCTCGGGCAACCAGCGCCGGTTTTCCGCGGACGTCCTGCGCCGGATCGCGGTCATCCGGGTCGCCCAGCGGGTAGGCATCCCCCTGGAGGCCGTCCGTCAGGCCTTTGCGACACTCCCGGATGAGCGAACGCCGACGCGCGACGAGTGGGCGACGATGTCGGCGGCCTGGCGTGAGGAACTCGAGGGAAGAATCTCGCAACTGCTTAATCTGAAAGACAAACTGGCGGACTGTATCGGCTGCGGCTGTCTTTCGCTGACGGCATGCGCTCTCGCCAATCCGGGAGACTCACTGGCCTCGGAAGGCGGCGGCCCGAGGCGCTGGAGCCCCGGCTGA
- the ftsH gene encoding ATP-dependent zinc metalloprotease FtsH — protein MNEMAKNLLLWLIIAVVLLTVFQTFNPHGGSSQDMSYTTFAQQVDNGNVASGTITSTAPPTITGKLKDGGSYRTVVPVVGLSTSDLVKQMRDKGVELRQEPADNGFSLLGLVFNWLPIIIFVAVLIWFMRQMQAGSGGRGAMSFGRSRAKLQGEDQVKVNFTDVAGCDEAKEEVGELVEFLRDPGKFQKLGGKIPRGVLMVGPPGTGKTLLAKAIAGEAKVPFFSISGSDFVEMFVGVGASRVRDMFEQAKKHAPCIIFIDEIDAVGRHRGAGMGGGHDEREQTLNQLLVEMDGFEGTEGIIVIAATNRPDVLDPALLRPGRFDRQVVVGLPDVKGREQILKVHMRKVPTAADVEAMVIARGTPGFSGADLANLVNEAALFAARENAREVRMSHLDRARDKILMGSERRSMAMNDEEKKLTAYHEAGHAIIGRLVPEHDPVYKVTIIPRGRALGVTMYLPEGDRYSMNKVAIESQLCSLYGGRVAEEVIFGHDKITTGASNDIERATKMARNMATKWGLSDELGPVMYGEEEDEVFIGRSVTQHKSVSNETARKIDEVVRTILDRAYARSKDLLTTNIDKLHRMAEALLLYETIDARQIDDIMNGREPGPPADWQKPGSTPPPPPRDAGPAPDKVGKPATQL, from the coding sequence ATGAATGAGATGGCAAAAAATCTGTTGCTCTGGCTGATCATCGCGGTGGTCCTCCTGACCGTGTTCCAGACCTTCAACCCGCACGGCGGATCGTCACAGGACATGTCCTACACGACCTTCGCCCAGCAGGTCGATAACGGGAACGTCGCCAGCGGCACCATTACGTCGACGGCACCTCCGACCATCACCGGCAAACTGAAAGACGGCGGTTCCTACCGGACCGTCGTACCGGTGGTCGGCCTGTCGACCAGCGACCTGGTCAAGCAGATGCGCGACAAGGGCGTCGAGCTGCGCCAGGAGCCGGCCGATAACGGCTTCTCCCTTCTGGGGCTGGTCTTCAACTGGCTGCCCATCATCATCTTCGTCGCCGTCCTGATCTGGTTCATGCGACAGATGCAGGCCGGCTCGGGCGGTCGCGGTGCCATGAGCTTCGGACGCTCCCGCGCCAAGCTTCAGGGTGAGGACCAGGTCAAGGTCAACTTCACCGACGTCGCCGGCTGCGACGAGGCGAAAGAAGAGGTGGGCGAGCTGGTCGAGTTCCTCCGTGACCCCGGCAAGTTCCAGAAGCTGGGCGGCAAGATCCCCCGCGGCGTGCTGATGGTGGGTCCGCCCGGTACCGGTAAGACGTTGCTGGCGAAGGCCATCGCGGGCGAAGCCAAGGTGCCGTTCTTCTCGATTTCCGGTTCGGACTTCGTCGAGATGTTCGTCGGCGTGGGCGCGAGCCGCGTGCGCGACATGTTCGAGCAGGCCAAGAAGCACGCTCCCTGCATCATCTTCATCGACGAAATCGACGCCGTCGGTCGCCATCGCGGCGCCGGCATGGGCGGCGGTCACGACGAGCGCGAGCAGACCCTCAACCAGCTGCTTGTCGAGATGGACGGCTTCGAGGGTACCGAAGGCATCATCGTCATCGCCGCCACCAACCGTCCCGACGTCCTCGATCCCGCGCTGCTGCGTCCGGGCCGTTTCGACCGCCAGGTGGTGGTCGGCCTGCCGGACGTGAAGGGTCGTGAGCAGATCCTCAAGGTCCACATGCGCAAGGTGCCGACAGCGGCCGATGTCGAAGCGATGGTCATCGCGCGCGGCACGCCCGGGTTCTCCGGCGCCGACCTGGCCAACCTGGTCAACGAGGCCGCACTGTTCGCGGCGCGCGAGAATGCCCGCGAAGTCCGCATGAGCCACCTCGATCGTGCGCGCGACAAGATCCTCATGGGCTCCGAGCGTCGCTCGATGGCCATGAACGACGAAGAGAAGAAGCTGACCGCTTACCACGAGGCCGGCCACGCCATCATCGGCCGCCTGGTGCCCGAGCACGATCCTGTCTACAAGGTCACCATCATTCCGCGCGGTCGCGCGCTCGGTGTGACCATGTATCTGCCCGAAGGCGATCGCTACAGCATGAACAAGGTCGCGATCGAATCGCAGCTCTGCTCGCTGTACGGCGGCCGCGTCGCGGAAGAGGTCATCTTCGGCCACGACAAGATCACCACCGGTGCCTCCAACGACATCGAGCGCGCCACCAAGATGGCCCGCAACATGGCCACCAAGTGGGGCTTGTCGGACGAGCTCGGTCCGGTGATGTACGGCGAGGAAGAGGACGAGGTCTTCATCGGTCGCTCCGTCACGCAGCACAAGAGCGTCTCCAACGAGACCGCGCGCAAGATCGACGAAGTGGTCAGGACGATCCTGGATCGCGCTTACGCGCGCAGCAAGGACCTTCTGACGACGAACATCGACAAGCTGCACCGTATGGCCGAAGCACTGTTGCTCTACGAGACCATCGATGCGCGCCAGATCGACGACATCATGAACGGTCGTGAGCCGGGTCCGCCGGCCGACTGGCAGAAGCCGGGTTCGACCCCGCCGCCACCGCCGCGCGACGCGGGCCCGGCACCGGACAAAGTCGGTAAACCGGCGACGCAGCTGTAA
- a CDS encoding Mth938-like domain-containing protein: protein MDLSFEHPGEYLFVRRVGPGTVTVVDRDFRTSFLLTPERVVEDWAVSDASQLTADDVETFVALGPELVLLGTGERQVFPPAAFMAGLLKKGIGVEAMTNGSAARTYSLLAGEGRKVLAAFILPKV, encoded by the coding sequence ATGGATCTCTCGTTCGAACACCCGGGTGAGTACCTGTTCGTGCGCCGGGTTGGCCCCGGCACGGTCACCGTGGTCGACCGCGACTTCCGTACGAGCTTCCTGCTGACGCCCGAACGGGTGGTCGAGGACTGGGCCGTGAGCGACGCGAGCCAGCTTACCGCCGACGATGTCGAGACCTTCGTCGCCCTCGGCCCCGAGCTCGTCCTGCTCGGTACCGGCGAGCGCCAGGTGTTTCCGCCGGCCGCCTTCATGGCGGGACTGCTGAAGAAAGGTATCGGCGTCGAAGCCATGACCAACGGATCGGCCGCCCGAACTTACAGCCTGCTGGCTGGCGAGGGCCGCAAGGTCCTGGCCGCCTTCATCCTTCCCAAGGTCTGA
- the panE gene encoding 2-dehydropantoate 2-reductase, whose amino-acid sequence MRLLVLGAGGTGGYFGGRLAQAGSDVTFLVRPERERVLGEQGLVIRSPLGDATVNVATVTAETVGNAGAFDIVLLSCKAYDLHSAIEAIDPAVGPRTALLPILNGLAHYPTLDRRFGPDAVIGGLCFISAAKGPHGEVLHFGNAASVTFGERDGQAHDNRCDALAQAFTAAGVDHAHSTDIHRDMWAKFSFLTTLAGATCLFRASIGDIVATNDGRQLIERMYEECLMVARASGHAVPDTARSFAWKTLTQEGSPLTASMLRDLESGQRVEADHIVGDMLTRARDAGIAAPMLEVAFAHLQAYEVRRPT is encoded by the coding sequence ATGCGACTCCTGGTCCTCGGCGCCGGCGGGACCGGCGGTTACTTCGGGGGCCGGCTCGCACAGGCCGGCTCCGATGTCACTTTTCTCGTCCGCCCCGAGCGCGAGCGCGTACTGGGCGAACAGGGACTGGTGATTCGCAGCCCGCTCGGCGACGCGACGGTGAACGTCGCAACGGTCACCGCCGAAACGGTCGGCAACGCGGGCGCGTTCGATATCGTCCTGCTTTCCTGCAAAGCGTATGACCTGCATTCCGCCATCGAGGCCATCGATCCGGCCGTGGGTCCCCGGACCGCCCTCCTTCCGATCCTGAACGGTCTGGCGCATTACCCGACGCTCGACCGTCGCTTCGGGCCGGACGCCGTCATTGGCGGACTTTGCTTCATCAGCGCGGCGAAGGGTCCGCACGGCGAGGTTCTGCACTTCGGCAACGCCGCCTCGGTCACTTTCGGCGAACGTGACGGCCAGGCGCATGACAACCGTTGCGATGCCCTGGCGCAGGCCTTTACCGCCGCCGGGGTCGACCACGCTCACTCGACGGACATCCACCGCGACATGTGGGCGAAGTTTTCCTTCCTGACGACGCTCGCCGGCGCGACTTGTCTGTTCCGTGCAAGCATCGGCGACATCGTCGCCACCAACGACGGCCGCCAGCTGATCGAGCGCATGTACGAGGAGTGCCTGATGGTGGCGCGCGCCTCGGGCCATGCCGTGCCCGACACCGCACGCTCGTTCGCCTGGAAGACGCTCACGCAGGAGGGCTCTCCGCTGACGGCCTCGATGCTGCGCGACCTGGAGTCGGGGCAGCGGGTCGAAGCCGATCACATCGTCGGCGACATGCTGACGCGGGCGCGGGATGCGGGCATCGCCGCGCCGATGCTGGAGGTGGCGTTCGCGCACCTCCAGGCGTACGAGGTAAGGCGCCCTACTTAG
- a CDS encoding phosphoethanolamine transferase — protein sequence MIIQDQSSQRRARRALPAWALGAVVAVYILAVLNRGLWTELHAALAASQGIQGFWALSVTVCCRLVGNLVLTLALVMWPRIGKALLAVLIVISAASAFYADTFGVRLNEEIIQSIFETQRAEAMAMITTGSVTWIALFGVLPAVLVLLVPVRFMPVWRSLSWRAVIVLVAAALMLVPPMLMGRTYVYFERNHRTMYEVFNPYAALSGTFHYLQRDVFRRKRVMVPIGTDATLPPTDASVAPRKRVVVLVVGETARAENQSLQGYARDTNPEMKRAGAIYFSDAWSCGTATTVSVPCMFSDMTRAKFDKPVAKSHWNALDVLQHAGVDVFWRDNDEGCKDVCARVPNDDLTNARVAGLCDADGCVDEVLLADLPERLAKMRSPALLVLHIKGSHGPSYFQRYPAAFNVFKPGCETAEVQTCTYAQTVASYDNTILYTDHILGRVVDTLKAAPDIDSAMMYLSDHGESLGEHDIYLHGADWDTAPTQQKHIPMLMWFSPGWVSDTGMRLECLNQRRVQPASQDNLFHTLLGFFGTRTSVYKPELDLLSGCRG from the coding sequence ATGATCATTCAAGACCAGTCGTCTCAGCGCCGCGCCCGGCGAGCACTACCGGCATGGGCGCTCGGCGCCGTGGTCGCCGTGTACATCCTCGCCGTGCTGAATCGTGGCTTGTGGACGGAGCTGCACGCGGCTCTGGCAGCATCGCAGGGCATACAAGGATTCTGGGCCCTCAGCGTGACAGTTTGCTGTCGGCTGGTTGGCAATCTGGTTCTGACGCTCGCTCTGGTCATGTGGCCGCGTATCGGTAAAGCGCTGCTTGCCGTGTTGATTGTTATCTCCGCCGCGAGCGCCTTCTACGCCGACACCTTCGGCGTGCGCCTCAACGAAGAAATCATCCAAAGCATTTTCGAGACGCAGCGCGCCGAAGCGATGGCGATGATCACAACTGGATCGGTGACATGGATCGCGCTGTTCGGCGTGCTGCCCGCCGTCCTCGTTCTGCTCGTGCCCGTGCGTTTCATGCCAGTCTGGCGAAGCCTCAGCTGGCGTGCCGTCATCGTGCTGGTCGCCGCCGCGCTGATGCTCGTGCCGCCCATGTTGATGGGTCGCACCTATGTCTACTTCGAGCGTAATCACCGCACGATGTACGAGGTCTTCAATCCCTACGCGGCACTCAGCGGCACGTTTCACTACCTGCAGCGCGATGTGTTCCGTCGCAAGAGGGTGATGGTGCCGATCGGCACCGACGCGACGCTGCCGCCGACGGATGCGTCCGTCGCTCCTCGCAAGCGTGTTGTCGTGCTGGTGGTGGGCGAGACGGCGCGCGCGGAAAATCAGTCGCTGCAGGGTTATGCGCGCGACACCAATCCCGAGATGAAGCGGGCGGGCGCGATCTATTTCAGCGACGCGTGGTCGTGCGGCACGGCGACGACGGTGTCGGTCCCCTGCATGTTCTCGGACATGACGCGCGCGAAGTTCGATAAGCCGGTCGCCAAGTCACACTGGAATGCGCTGGATGTGCTTCAGCACGCCGGCGTGGACGTGTTCTGGCGCGACAACGATGAAGGCTGCAAGGACGTCTGCGCCCGAGTGCCCAACGATGACCTGACCAATGCCAGGGTCGCGGGTCTGTGCGACGCGGATGGTTGCGTCGACGAAGTGTTGCTGGCGGACCTGCCTGAGCGTCTGGCGAAGATGCGCTCACCCGCGTTGCTGGTGCTGCACATCAAGGGTAGCCACGGACCGTCTTACTTCCAGCGTTATCCGGCCGCGTTCAATGTCTTCAAACCCGGCTGCGAGACCGCCGAAGTGCAGACGTGCACCTATGCGCAGACGGTGGCGAGCTACGACAACACCATTCTCTACACCGACCATATCCTTGGCCGGGTCGTGGACACGCTGAAGGCCGCGCCCGACATCGACAGCGCGATGATGTACCTGTCCGATCACGGCGAGTCGCTGGGTGAGCACGACATCTATCTCCATGGCGCGGACTGGGATACGGCCCCCACACAGCAGAAGCACATCCCGATGCTGATGTGGTTCTCACCCGGCTGGGTAAGCGACACGGGCATGCGGCTGGAGTGCCTCAATCAGCGACGCGTGCAGCCGGCCAGTCAGGACAACCTGTTCCATACCTTGCTGGGCTTCTTCGGCACGCGCACGTCGGTGTACAAGCCGGAGCTCGACCTGCTTTCCGGCTGCCGCGGCTGA
- a CDS encoding YhbY family RNA-binding protein, whose product MSLSPTQRRYLRSLAHDLRPVILLGNKGATEAVAKELAQALDIHELVKVKLSGGDKDERQAQIAFLSGQTGAENVQEIGHIVVLFRRNEQDPKLALPR is encoded by the coding sequence ATGTCGCTTTCCCCTACACAGCGCCGATATCTCCGTAGCCTCGCCCACGACCTGCGGCCGGTCATCCTGCTCGGCAACAAGGGCGCGACCGAAGCCGTCGCCAAGGAGCTCGCCCAGGCCCTGGATATCCACGAGCTCGTGAAAGTGAAGCTTTCCGGCGGCGACAAGGACGAGCGCCAGGCTCAGATCGCCTTCCTGTCGGGCCAGACCGGTGCCGAGAACGTCCAGGAAATCGGCCACATCGTCGTCCTGTTCCGCCGTAACGAACAGGATCCGAAGCTCGCCCTGCCCCGGTAA